In Acidobacteriota bacterium, a single genomic region encodes these proteins:
- a CDS encoding PDZ domain-containing protein, with protein MVRIASAVLAFLLFGASLAAAPSHLMRHADVHGVKIVFTYEGDLWRVSTEGGAARRITRHAGVERYASFSPDGERLAFTAGYDGGVDVYVMPAEGGEPRRLTWHPAADRVIGWTPAGDEVLFRSRREYPFRGEQVYAVSIRGGLPRKLPVDRAGLASLSPDGTKIAYNRISREDRTWKRHQGGTAQEIWVGSLDERDYRPVTDWEGTDNYPMWHGRFIYFTSDRRHGTMNIFRYDTESRVIEAVTDYADYDVKYPALGPEKIIFQYAESLWLLDLATGQVRAVPVVLPSDRTPVRRFWTDASRRTGAFRLSPDGSRLLLDTRGEIVTVPVEEGEATFLAIDSGSREKNPAWSPDGKHVAFVSDRSGEEEIYLVPAEGGEARRITSRGGGFLLPPLWSPDSRYLLFADKQMRLNLLEVASGETTLVDQGDYDDAWERWGIQDYVFSPDSRWIAYSKMEASLNESIFLYSIEAGRSYRLTGPETPDWSPVFDPAGRYLYFLSQRSFHPIMGRVDQNHVFLDMTLPYLVVLESGRPSPFVPAATEDREEDADATTVKIDLEGLSGRILAVDGVDPGNYFRLEALEDGLLFLSRPKPAFLKYQNVTDASREGLDLLYYDLEEQKTEKVLEGVYNYHLSANGEKLVYQGANGFAVVDAGAGAQSGEGAVNLESVRFQVDRVAEFEQIFDEAWRVQRDWFFDPGLHGVDWEKIRRKYRRFLPDCGNRADLNYLIGEMIGELNIGHTYIFGGDLGAAPPAVPVGLLGVDWERPEGARHLRLAHIVEGWNWDPAQRSPLREPGCAARDGQWLVAIDGRAVSADDNVHRFLENKVGHRVEITLAADDSGRDPHTCRIEPLASERTLRYRQWVEENRRRVERLSGGRVGYVHIPDMMEGGLIEFARSWYPQYGKRAMVIDERYNGGGFVGDMIIDRLERKLWAMTQPREGRPIPDPERVFHGHLAVLINEDTGSNGEYFAQAIKTRELATLIGRRTWGGAVGIEPHQDLLDGATTTPPQFAPYGAEGWLIEGRGVEPHIDVQNWPEEVLAGQDRQLETAVRFLLGLVEEVPLSVPERPSFPDRSKPGEGRRRRER; from the coding sequence ATGGTCCGGATTGCGTCAGCCGTCCTTGCATTTCTCCTGTTCGGCGCGAGCCTTGCGGCCGCCCCCTCGCACCTGATGCGCCATGCCGACGTCCACGGCGTGAAGATCGTCTTCACCTACGAGGGGGACCTGTGGCGGGTGTCGACGGAGGGCGGGGCCGCGCGGCGCATCACCCGCCACGCCGGGGTGGAGCGCTACGCCAGCTTCAGCCCGGACGGCGAGCGCCTGGCCTTCACCGCCGGTTACGACGGCGGGGTCGACGTTTACGTGATGCCCGCCGAGGGCGGCGAGCCCCGGCGCCTGACCTGGCACCCGGCGGCCGACCGGGTGATCGGCTGGACGCCTGCGGGAGACGAAGTGCTCTTCCGCTCACGGCGCGAGTACCCCTTCCGTGGTGAGCAGGTCTACGCGGTCAGCATCCGGGGCGGTCTGCCCCGCAAGCTGCCCGTGGACCGGGCGGGGTTGGCCTCCCTTTCACCCGACGGCACGAAGATCGCCTACAACCGCATCAGCCGGGAGGATCGCACCTGGAAGCGTCACCAGGGCGGCACGGCCCAGGAGATCTGGGTCGGTTCGCTCGATGAGCGGGACTACCGGCCGGTCACCGACTGGGAAGGCACCGACAACTACCCGATGTGGCACGGTCGCTTCATTTACTTTACGTCCGATCGTCGTCACGGGACGATGAACATTTTTCGTTATGACACGGAAAGCCGTGTGATCGAGGCGGTGACCGACTACGCCGACTATGACGTGAAATATCCTGCCTTGGGGCCGGAGAAGATCATCTTCCAGTATGCCGAGTCCCTGTGGCTGCTCGACCTGGCCACCGGTCAGGTGCGAGCGGTGCCCGTGGTACTGCCCAGCGATCGTACTCCCGTCCGCCGCTTTTGGACCGACGCTTCCCGGCGAACCGGCGCGTTCCGTCTCTCGCCGGACGGTTCCCGGCTGTTGCTCGATACCCGGGGCGAGATCGTCACCGTGCCCGTGGAAGAAGGCGAGGCGACCTTCCTCGCCATCGATTCCGGCAGCCGGGAGAAGAACCCCGCCTGGTCACCCGACGGGAAGCATGTCGCTTTCGTCTCCGACCGCAGCGGCGAAGAGGAGATCTATCTCGTACCCGCCGAAGGTGGCGAGGCGCGGCGCATCACCAGCCGCGGCGGAGGCTTCCTGTTGCCTCCCCTGTGGTCTCCCGACTCGCGTTACCTGCTCTTTGCCGACAAGCAGATGCGCCTGAACCTGCTCGAGGTGGCCAGCGGCGAGACGACCCTGGTCGACCAGGGAGACTATGATGACGCGTGGGAGCGCTGGGGAATTCAAGACTACGTCTTCTCTCCGGACAGTCGGTGGATCGCCTACTCGAAGATGGAGGCTTCGCTCAACGAGTCGATCTTTCTCTACTCGATCGAGGCCGGGCGAAGCTATCGTCTGACGGGTCCTGAGACCCCGGACTGGAGCCCCGTCTTCGACCCGGCGGGTCGTTACCTGTACTTCCTTTCCCAGCGTAGCTTCCACCCCATCATGGGGCGGGTGGATCAGAACCACGTCTTCCTCGATATGACCCTGCCCTACCTGGTGGTTCTCGAGTCCGGTCGGCCTTCTCCCTTCGTTCCGGCGGCGACCGAAGACCGGGAAGAAGACGCGGACGCAACGACCGTGAAGATCGATCTCGAGGGGCTGTCCGGGCGGATTCTGGCCGTGGATGGCGTGGATCCGGGCAACTACTTCCGCCTCGAAGCCCTCGAAGACGGTCTGCTGTTCCTCTCCCGTCCGAAGCCCGCCTTTCTCAAGTACCAGAACGTCACCGACGCCAGCCGGGAAGGCCTCGACCTGCTGTATTACGACTTGGAGGAGCAGAAAACCGAAAAGGTACTCGAGGGAGTGTACAACTATCACCTTTCGGCGAATGGGGAGAAGCTGGTCTACCAGGGTGCGAACGGCTTTGCGGTGGTCGACGCCGGCGCCGGGGCGCAGTCCGGTGAAGGTGCGGTGAACCTCGAGTCGGTTCGCTTCCAGGTCGACCGGGTCGCCGAATTCGAGCAGATTTTCGATGAGGCCTGGCGTGTCCAGAGAGATTGGTTCTTCGATCCGGGGCTCCATGGCGTCGATTGGGAAAAAATCCGCCGGAAATACCGGCGTTTTCTTCCCGACTGCGGCAACCGGGCGGATCTGAACTACCTGATCGGGGAGATGATCGGTGAACTGAACATCGGCCACACTTACATTTTCGGCGGTGACCTGGGAGCGGCGCCGCCCGCGGTGCCGGTGGGTCTTCTGGGCGTCGACTGGGAACGACCCGAGGGTGCGCGGCACCTTCGACTGGCCCATATCGTGGAGGGCTGGAACTGGGACCCGGCCCAGCGCTCGCCGCTGCGCGAGCCCGGCTGCGCGGCGCGTGACGGCCAGTGGCTGGTGGCCATCGACGGCCGGGCCGTCAGTGCCGACGACAACGTCCACCGCTTCCTCGAGAACAAGGTGGGACACCGGGTGGAGATCACCCTCGCCGCGGACGACTCCGGCCGCGATCCCCACACCTGCCGGATCGAACCCCTGGCCAGCGAGCGAACCCTGCGTTACCGGCAGTGGGTGGAAGAGAACCGTCGCCGGGTCGAGAGGCTCTCGGGCGGTCGGGTGGGCTATGTCCACATTCCCGACATGATGGAAGGAGGGTTGATCGAATTCGCCCGGTCCTGGTATCCCCAGTACGGTAAACGGGCGATGGTGATCGACGAGCGCTACAACGGCGGCGGATTCGTCGGCGACATGATCATCGACCGCCTCGAGCGGAAGCTGTGGGCGATGACCCAACCCCGGGAGGGCCGGCCGATTCCCGACCCGGAACGGGTCTTCCATGGTCACCTGGCCGTGCTGATCAACGAAGATACGGGTTCCAACGGCGAGTACTTCGCCCAGGCGATCAAGACCCGGGAGCTGGCGACCCTGATCGGCCGTCGCACCTGGGGAGGCGCCGTGGGTATCGAGCCGCACCAGGATCTGCTCGACGGCGCCACGACGACGCCGCCCCAGTTCGCGCCCTACGGCGCGGAAGGCTGGTTGATCGAGGGGCGGGGGGTCGAGCCCCACATCGACGTGCAGAACTGGCCGGAGGAGGTCCTGGCGGGCCAGGATCGCCAACTGGAAACCGCGGTGCGTTTTCTCCTCGGCCTGGTCGAAGAGGTGCCGCTGTCCGTGCCGGAACGGCCTTCCTTCCCGGACAGGAGCAAGCCCGGCGAGGGGCGCCGGCGGCGGGAGCGATAG